The following proteins come from a genomic window of Bactrocera dorsalis isolate Fly_Bdor chromosome 6, ASM2337382v1, whole genome shotgun sequence:
- the LOC125779485 gene encoding uncharacterized protein LOC125779485, giving the protein MVPTPDEPHQFLQIYFISSMVDQLNMRCNMQGTQQLIRRIIEQLQAFFHANNAVVNMFKTALERMPSDTHKFVIRADRTPIGEHVRRFNAPTVNDVAAIIVGDPTKSRDIVVQRRRNIMHRVNETHRLYDALQYPIIYWQGQDGDDITLKMVDPNTSISTNKNLSAMNYYAYRMMIRTHEENVILKCRWLFQQFAVDMCVKIETERLAFI; this is encoded by the exons CAACACCAGATGAACCGCATCAATTtctgcaaatatatttcatttcgtCGATGGTGGATCAGCTGAATATGCGGTGCAATATGCAGGGAACACAACAGTTAATTAGACGAATTATTGAACAGTTGCAAGCATTTTTTCACGCTAATAATGCTGTAGTTAATATGTTCAAAACAGCATTGGAACGAATGCCATCGGATACGCACAAATTTGTCATAAGAGCGGATCGCACCCCAATAGGTGAACATGTGCGAAGATTCAATGCACCCACCGTTAATGATGTTGCTGCAATTATTGTTGGCGATCCAACTAAATCACGAGACATTGTCGTTCAGCGAAGAAGAAATATCATGCATCGTGTAAACGAGACACATCGTTTGTACGATGCGTTACAATATCCAATCATTTATTGGCAAGGACAAGACGGAGACGACATTACGTTGAAGATGGTCGATCCAAATACAA gCATATCAACGAATAAAAATCTAAGCGCAATGAATTACTATGCGTATCGTATGATGATTCGAACACATGAGGAGAATGTCATTCTCAAGTGCCGTTGGCTATTCCAGCAATTCGCTGTCGACATGTGTGTCAAAATCGAGACCGAACGTTTAGCGTTCATCTGA